The DNA sequence AAGCGCGGCCCATCAAGCGGCTGGAGCCGTCGATCGCTCCGGCGGGCAAGCCCGCCTCCGCGCTCTCGGCTCAGCCGCCGGCCCGTTCGGCAGGAGGATCAGGACTGGTTTGAGGGAACAACACAACAACCAGGAATTCAGCATTGCAAACCTCACCAATACACAGGATACAAACGGAGGGACACAGAATGAGAGCGTTCTCGTTTGGCGAAGACACCAAGAGGGTTCAGTGGGGTAGTCGCAAATTGGATCTTAGCATGATGCGTCCATTTTCCGCAGGCATCATCTGGGGAGTCGTCATGCTGGCGATCGGCCTGGGCTCCGGGTGCGGTAACGGCGGCGATGGCGGCAAAAATGGTAACGTCAGCGCGAAGGGCAGTGGCCCGGCCAGCGGCGACGGCGTCGTTGCCGGTCGCGTCAGTTTCATGTTTGATGGCAAGCAGTACAGCGGCAAGACTTGCATCGCAAACTCGTTTCCGGGTGAAAACAGCACCAGCGTTACGAGCGGCGGGGACGAAAGCGAGTGGACCCTGATGATGGAGATTCCCGGCACGGCCACCGGACAGTTTGACGAGGATGCCGGCGCTACCTGTTCATTCATCGAACCCCCTTTCAACAACTACGACTCCGAAGCCATTACCATTGCCGTGTCCGCTTATGGGGAGGTCGGGGGCGTTGTGGAAGGAACGTTCTCCGGAATGTTGATCAATCAGTTGGATTCGAGCCGCGAGCCAATCACAGAGGGAAAATTTACGGCTCAACGGCATCTGAATGTCGAGTGACTGGGTTTCTTGTGCGGCATGCCCCAGATTCCTGTCCTGCTCGGTGTGACACGGGATCTCATGGAACCGGTGTCACGGAACAGCCTACCAAGGCAAAGCAAAATGGACTGCACGGAATTTATAATATCGGAGAAATAGGTCTATGCCGAACCACCACATTCAGAGGCCAAGCCGTTTCCGTCACGCTGGTTGCAAACCGTGCAGTCAATCAGATGGCCCGTTGGGTTGCTGCCAGGCATCGCCAAAGCAACCAGCGCGCCGGGGCTTGCCGCTGAAGTGGCCCGATGGATCCGACGCTTCGTGTCGGATCCATCGGGGCGGCGGCTGTTCCCAACCGCTTTCGGGCCGCGAAGCGCGGCCCATCAGGCGGTTGGAGCCGTCGATCGCTCCGGCGGGCAGGCCCGCCTCCGCGCTCTCGGCTCAGCCGCCGGCCCGTTGGGTGGAAAGGAGGAACGCGGCGAGACCCGGGTTGGGAGCCACCGGTGTCTTCTTCGCGGAGCGGGACTACATAGGATTGTGGTGCCGGCTGCTGATGAGCACTTGGATATAATCGCCGTGTTCGTCCTTACACTGATCTTATCCGTTGTTCCTCTCGTATTTCTCCCGGAGGGATTCGCTACAGGAGTCTTTCTCGCCGTTCTCGGTGGAACCGCGTTTTCGTATCTGGTAATGATCAAGCAGTGAACCCGCCGAGGGCCCTCTCGAATCGCCGAGCAGGACAATGTGCGGTTTCCTTTTTTGCCGGCAGAAAAGGAACGCCGGAAGGGCCGGGTGGAGAGGGAGAGTCCCCGCGTTTTCCGGCCTCTCGCCCTTTTCAGAGACGATCATTTATGACCGCTCCTCGTCCCCGTCGACCTCCGATGTGGCCATCGAAAAACTCGTGTATACTGTGATCCTGCTTGATTCCCGCGAGCGTGGCCGCGTTCCGCTCGGGGCCTACGCCGTGAAGGAAGGGCTCCGGGGAGCGTTTCGCCGCCGCCGGCCGTTTGAAAAGGGAAGAGGAAACCGATGAACCGAAAGATCATCATTCGTGACGAGAAGGATGCCGACGCCGGCGCGATCCACGACGTGACCGCGGCCGCCTTCGAGAATATGGAGATCAGCAACCAGACGGAGCCGTACATCGTCGAGGCGCTCCGCGCCGCCGGCGCGCTCACGGTTTCCCTCGTCGCGGAGTCGGACGGCCGCGTGGTCGGGCACGTCGCCTTCTCCCCCGTGACCGTTTCGGACGGCACGGCGGACTGGTACGGCCTCGGTCCCGTCTCGGTTCTGCCGGAATACCAGCGGCAAGGGATCGGCAAGGCGTTGATCGAGGAGGGGCTCTCCCGGCTGAAGAGCAGGAACGCCCGGGGATGCTGCCTCGTGGGAGATCCGAAGTATTACGTGAGGTTCGGTTTCCAGAACGCGCCGGAGATGGTGCTCGAAGGAGTGCCGCCGGAGGTCTTCCAGGTCCTCTCCTTCGGAGGACCCGTTCCCCAAGGAACCGTCGTTTTTCACGAGGGATTTCTGGCGGACGGCCGGCAAGAGGGCGCGGAAGATCCTCCGCGCGCGGTTTCTGAAAGAAAGAAGACGAGGATGGACAGGGGAGCGATCAAGAGGGCCTACAAAGAGGCCAGGCAGCCGATGGGGGTGTATGAAATCCGGATCGAGGGAGAGGAAAAGGTTTTCCTCGATTGCACCACCGATCTGCGGGCCCGGTTCAACCGCCATCGGGCGGAACTGAAGTTCGGGAGCCATCGAAACAAGGAACTGCAGGAGCTGTGGAACGGGCGGGGCGAGTCCGCCTTCCGGTTTTCGATCATCGACGAGCTGGAACACGAAGAGGAAACGGCGTCGCATGTCGAAGAGGAGCTGGAGACCCTCGCGGAGATGTGGATGCAAAAGATGAGGCAGCGCGGCGACACCGTGGTGCGTCTCTGAAGGAAGGCCGGGCCGCGACCGGCGCGGCGGGCAAGGAATCCTCATGAACCTCGAACCTCTGAAACGCGGCCGTTCCGTGCCTCTGCGCGGTGATCTCCGCGCGGCACTCCTCACGAGCGAAGACATGCCGGAGATCGTCGAAATGCTGAACACCCCGGCGGTCGTGGAATATCTCTTCTTCGCCCCTTCGCCGGACGCGGTGTATGAGGGGTACTTCCGGCCGATCATCGAAAACACGGGGAAGGCGATCCGGGAAGGAACGTGGCCGGAATGTCCCACCATCGTCATCCGGGACGGCGCGGGCAAGTTCATGGGAATGTGCGGGGTGGACGCGGTGAGGCTGCATCCGGGGAACTACGAGATCGGTTTCCAGCTGCCGGTCCACGCCTGGAGACAAGGGATCGCCACCGCCGCCTGCCGGTCGATGACCGCCCTCGCCTTCGAGGAACTGGGCGCGCACAAGGTGGCCGCGGATTGCTACGCCGGAAACGCCGGCTCCCGGCGGGTGCTGGAGAAGTGCGGCTACCGGCGGGAAGGGATTCAGGAGAAGTACTACAAGCGGGAGTCCGGTTTCGACGACCGCGTTCTCTATGGGATGACGGCCGGGTATTACGCGGGAAGGGGGAAATGAGGGCCATGAAATCGTCCGCGATGATTCTCGTTCGATCGCTCTTGCCGCTTCTTTTCGCGGGTTCCGTTCTCGCCGGGACCGTCGACCTGGAAACGGAGGGAGGAGCGGTCTGGTTCGGACGGAACGACGTGCGGATTCCCGGCGACGAGGGTACCGAATTCGACATGACGGAATTGACCGGCGAGGGGCCGGCTTCCTCGTTCCGGCTTTACGCGACCTACGCGTTCAACGAGCGGCACGCCCTCCGTCTCGCCTACGCGCCCCTCTCGATCGAAGGGACGGGGACGCTCGATCGGGAGGTGTTTTTCGTCGCGTCGACCTTCGAGAAGGGGGCGCCCGTCACGGGACTCTACCGGTTCGACACCTATCGCGTCACCTATCGGTGGACCTTTCATCGGAGCGCGAAATGGCGCTGGGGTCTCGGCGGCGCCCTTCTCGTCCGTGACGCGGAGATCGAACTGAAGCGGGGGGAGATCGCCGAGACGAAAGAGAACGTCGGGTTGGTGCCCCTCCTTCATCTCCACGGGGCGTATCTCGTCAACGAGAGCTTCTCCCTCGCGCTGGACGCGCTGGGCGCGGCCGCTCCCCAGGGGAGGGCGATCGACGCCGCGCTCCGGCTCGCGTACGAACGGCCTTCCGGCTGGCGCGTGTTCGCCGGATACCGCACGCTCGAAGGGGGCGCCGACAACGACAGCGTCTACACCTTCGCCTGGCTGCATTACGCGGTCGCCGGGATCGGCTATCGGTTCCGGTGAAGGCGCCGGGGCGGGGCGCGGTTACTTCCGCCGCCCGCCGGCGGCATACCGGGGGAGTCCGTCACGTGCGTTCCTCCTCGCGAGGAGAAAGGGTGAGATGAAAGCCGGAATCGCAAAACGTTTGTCCATGTATCTTGTCGTCGCGCTCACGCCGATCGCCTTCTCCTGCTCGCGGAATCCGATGGACACGCCGCTCCAGGCGTCGTCCCTCCAGGAGTACGTCCGGAACGTGACGCAGCTCGCGAAGAGGATGAGCGCGGGGGAGAGGGAGCGGTTCTTGGACGCCATTGCGGTCATGGCTTTCGATTTCGAGGCCGCCGTCACCACGACCCTGGTGGGAGGTCCTCCCGGCACCGTGGAGGCGTTGACCGAATCGGCGATGGGACTAAACGGGATGACGCCCCGGGAGATCATCGAAAAAGGGGAGGCCAATCTCGCGCGCGTGAAGGAGGCGCTCCGGGAAAGGGGCCGCGACACCGAGTGGGCGACGATCGAGGAGATCAAGGCGATGGCGGCGAAGGAGCAGATCCGGATGGTGGAGGAACCCGCCGGCGGGCCCGCCGAGGAATCTCTTTCCGAGCCCGCCGCCGCTCCGGCTGAGACGAAGCCGGGCCGGGACGACCCGCACCGGGTCCGGCCGGCCGAACAACCACGGGCGCGGGCGAACGCCGCGAAACGAGCCCGGGAAGCCGCGGAAAGCGGCGATTAGGTCGATTCCTCGATCGGAAACGCGAATACCGAGCCTCGCCGGAGCCGCATCCCGGAAGACTTCACGGAATTGGGGTATAGTGATTGCAGCAACGTGTTGTTGACTGCGCAACAGGGAACGGATCGGTCTTGTCCCGAGGTTGGAGGGATTCATTATGCGGTCCGGCGGGTTCCATCGTTCGTGTTTTCCGTGCGGTTCCGAAGAGCGGCGAGATGGGCGCTCACGTTTTCCCTCTCTCGCGATCGTCTGCGCCTTTCTTCCTCTCTTCATTCCAAGCATGATCGCCGCGGCCGGGTCCGAGGAGTGGGAACACCCGACGCGAATCGGGCTCGTGGCGGGCGCTCCGCAGTTGTTGGCGTTGACGGCGGATAGAGCCGTCACGGGACCGGCGAGGGTACAGGTACACGCCTCCTACTTGATCAGGGCGTTTTCCTGCGGCGCCCGCGTCGTTCTCGAGTCGAATCGCGGGTTGGGAGCCCTGCGGCCTTACGTATTCGCGGGAGGCGGATATCTCACCATCTGTGGCGCGGAAGGGGAAGACGATTTCTGGGACGGCGAAGGTTTATTCGTCTGGGCGGGCGGTGGTCTCAGGCTCCGGATCGGCCGGTTCTCGCTTTGCGGCGAAATCGGTGGGATGAATTGGCATAGTACCTATCACACCCAACGCTATCCCGGAGATCGGGAAAAGACGGTGGGATCGTTCGGGCTCTTCGTTGACCTGTGAGGACCCCCGACCGTCTTCCCTTTCTCCTCCCCGGTTCCCTCACGCCAAAAAATTCCGTTTTCCTCCGTGGGTAGGCCCGCCGCCCCGAAAAAGAGGCTCCTTTCTGGCACGACGGACCGGGAGTCGTGTACTGTTCCTCCCGAGAGAACCGTTCGCGGAGACGACCGCCCGTTCGGAGGTTTTGCCGATGCTCTATCGTGAAGTGCCGAAAAACGGGGAGAGGCTCTCCGTTCTGGGTTACGGCTGCATGCGCTTCCCGGGACGGATGCAGCGGATCGACGAGAAACTCGCCGAGCGGCAGATCCTCCGCGCCATGGACCGGGGGGTCAACTACTACGACACCGCCTACCCCTACCACGGCGGCAGGAGCGAGCCCTTCCTCGGCAAGGTCCTCGAGAGGAACGGCCGCCGGGACGACGTGAAGATCGCCACCAAGCTCCCCCACTGGCTGACCGGCTCCAAGGAGGAGATGGACGGAATCCTGGCGGAACAGATGGACAGGCTGCGGACCGACCGGATCGATTACTACCTGGTCCACGCCCTGAACGGCGAACTCTGGGAGAAGGCGAAGAAGCACGGAGTGATCGAGTTCCTGGAGGGCGCCCTCGCGGACGGGCGGATCCGGAAC is a window from the Candidatus Eisenbacteria bacterium genome containing:
- a CDS encoding GNAT family N-acetyltransferase; the encoded protein is MNRKIIIRDEKDADAGAIHDVTAAAFENMEISNQTEPYIVEALRAAGALTVSLVAESDGRVVGHVAFSPVTVSDGTADWYGLGPVSVLPEYQRQGIGKALIEEGLSRLKSRNARGCCLVGDPKYYVRFGFQNAPEMVLEGVPPEVFQVLSFGGPVPQGTVVFHEGFLADGRQEGAEDPPRAVSERKKTRMDRGAIKRAYKEARQPMGVYEIRIEGEEKVFLDCTTDLRARFNRHRAELKFGSHRNKELQELWNGRGESAFRFSIIDELEHEEETASHVEEELETLAEMWMQKMRQRGDTVVRL
- a CDS encoding GNAT family N-acetyltransferase, translated to MNLEPLKRGRSVPLRGDLRAALLTSEDMPEIVEMLNTPAVVEYLFFAPSPDAVYEGYFRPIIENTGKAIREGTWPECPTIVIRDGAGKFMGMCGVDAVRLHPGNYEIGFQLPVHAWRQGIATAACRSMTALAFEELGAHKVAADCYAGNAGSRRVLEKCGYRREGIQEKYYKRESGFDDRVLYGMTAGYYAGRGK